In Desulfovibrio litoralis DSM 11393, one DNA window encodes the following:
- a CDS encoding NfeD family protein, which yields MPEAFQSHHIWLSLGIALIIFELFVPGTFLAFIGIAAIITGFLVYLFELSLNTQLFMFALFGFLFVIIGRLVLKKLKVKDKRLNVDVSNRLQYLLGEVIVLENKMEDGVAQARIADGIWTVYAQDNNLSLPVGSKVKIISLSNGKLIVEPFIEYR from the coding sequence ATGCCCGAAGCTTTTCAATCACACCATATCTGGTTAAGCCTTGGTATTGCCTTAATTATTTTTGAGCTTTTCGTTCCGGGAACTTTTTTGGCATTTATCGGAATCGCCGCAATTATTACGGGGTTTTTGGTTTATTTGTTTGAGCTTAGTCTAAATACTCAATTATTTATGTTTGCTCTCTTTGGCTTTTTGTTCGTTATTATCGGACGTTTGGTTTTAAAAAAATTAAAAGTAAAAGACAAAAGGCTAAATGTTGATGTTAGTAACAGACTACAATATCTTTTGGGCGAAGTGATTGTTTTGGAAAACAAAATGGAAGACGGAGTCGCCCAAGCTCGCATAGCTGATGGAATTTGGACTGTCTACGCTCAAGACAATAACTTGTCTTTGCCGGTTGGTTCGAAAGTTAAAATAATCAGTCTCTCAAACGGAAAACTTATTGTAGAACCTTTTATTGAATATCGTTAA